The Nitrospinota bacterium genome includes the window CCGCGAGTATCGAGGCGATGTAGGCGGTTGTGGAACCTTTTCCGTTCGTTCCGGCAACATGGATAAAATCGATCTTTTTTTGCGGATTGCCAAGTATGGCGAGGAGCTGTTTCACAGGGGGGAGCGACGGGCGCATCCCGAGCCTCTTGTATCCGTACAGCTCTTTCATCAGCAGACTGAAAGTTTTATCTTTAAACATCTATAATAAAGGAAACATAATAAGGGTTTTCAAATGCGACAGGCACCCATTGTATGGAAGCTGTCGCCCGGAATATATAGAAAAATTGTTTTGAGGAATACATTTTGATGGCGGATGTTCTTTTCCGGTTCAGGCTGGGCGCGCTCATTTTTTTCGCTATCTCTGGAGTCCTCCTTTCGTGCTCCGCCAAAGGAGAGGTCTCAATTGATGAGAAGAGGGAGGCGATCCATGTTGAGCTTTTCAAGGTGGTTCCACGCACCATATCGAAGAAATATACCGTGTCGGCGCTCCTTGAGGGGAGCGAGGAGGCGATAGTGGCCTCATCGATCGCCGGAGTAGTAAAGGAGTTTTATGTGCGTGAAGGGGATCATGTAAAACGGGGGGAGAAGATGCTTCTGATAGATCCGGAAGATTATCTTCTGGAAACAAAGCGCGCTCGAGCGGTGGCGAAGGCGAAAAGAAACAGCTACAAAAGAGAGAAGAAGCTAAAGGCGAAGGGGGCGGTTTCCGGCGCTGTGCTTGAGGCTGTTCAAACAGAAATGGAGATCGCGGATGTCGCGCTCTCCCAGGCGGAGCTTGCGCTGAAAAGGACGGTTGTCAAAAGCCCGATAAAGGGGGAGGTTGTCACCAGGGATATCCTTTTGGGTAGCCGCGTAATGCCGGGGAGCAGACTGTTCAAGGTAGTGGATACTGACAAAGTAAAGATGAACGTCGCGCTCTCGGAAAAGGAGGTGATCCACCTCCATACGGACGATGAGCTTGCCGTGGAGATCGACGCTTGGCCGGGGGTTGTATTTGTTGGGAAGATTATTTCTGTCCGGATAAGTCCCGATGCGGAAACCGCCTCGTTCCCTGTCGAAATAATCCTCAAAAGCGACGACAAGCTGAAACCGGGGATGGTTGCCCGCACATCGCTAAAAGGTGAAATTTTTGAAAACCTGATCCTTGTTCCTGCCGAAGCGATCATGGAAAAAGGGGGAGAGGATTTCATATTCATATTTTCAGACGGCGCGGCGAAGTTGAGGAAGATAGAAAGAGGAAAGCGTTTCGGCGATTTTATTGAGGTTACCGGCGGCCTTGGTGCGGGGGAGGAGATAATACCTGTATTTGGGCCGGAGCTTGTGGACGGATCACCTGTTGAGGTGGTGAAAAAGGGGAGCACAGAAGATAAGGGGAAAGATATTCCCCTTCAGGGGGCGTCTATTATGGATGATCCCGCAGAGAGCGTTGAGAAATGAACTATCCGGGCGGCAGGCTATTAGGAGGGAATTGAAGCGTTATTTTCCCTCGGCTTTTTTGCTGCCCTGATCTTTTTCCGTAGAAGCACCGGTAAGTTTTTTTGTCATATCTTCAATAAGGCCCGCGAGCTTGGTGTATTTTTGGAACTGTTTAATTTTCGCAAGATTCGGATTGGCATAGATCGCTTCCATGAGGCGAAATGAAGCCTGAGCCTGATCATCCATCTCAAGATATGTTTCGGCCAGTTCGCAAAGTATCCACTCCATCTGTTTTGGCTTGAATGAAAGAATCTCCTTGTAGATGCCAGCCGCCTTTGCGAGATCGTACCCTTCCCTGACCGCGTTCGCGTAGCCAAGTCCCGCAGTTTTGAGGTTTTCGATAACGATCTCCCTGTCGGGCACTTCGTGCTGAAGGAGTTCCTTGAATATTTCAAACGCCTTACCTACCTGTCCGTTCTTTCTTAGCTCTATGGCGAAATTATTGAATACGGGGCCGACCATGGTCGCATCCTGTTCGATGACGTTTCTGAATATCTTCTCGGCCTCTCCGTAATATTTGAATCTCGCGAGGAGGATCGCGTTGTCGATCTTGGCGTCAATATCAAGGCTCTTTCCGAGAAAATCGATATCCTTCGTTTTTTCCAGCATTTTGGCGGTGAGCTCCGAGAGGCTTTTCTGCTCTTCTTCAAGGCCAAGCCCCCTTATGTCGGTGGATGCGAGCGCGTTCATGATGGGCGCGAAAGGGGAGACGGGCACTTTTTCCGGGAAGGCGCTGTTTTCCTTGATGACCTTTTCAATCATCGTTTCGGACTGCTTAATGTGCTTCATTCCGGTATTGAAAAGTTCCTTGGCCTTTTCAGTGTTGCCGTTCTTCGCCTGAATCGGGATCATTGCGAAACAGCAGGCGCTGATCTTCGCGTACGGGTCAGGTGCAGACTTCTGGAGATTGTTTGCCTCACGATAGTCGTTTAGCGCAAGATTGTATTTCCTGATTTTAAAGAAAGAGTCGCCCCGGTTCATGAGCGCCTCAAAATTGGGCTTCAGTTCAATGGCTTTTGTAAGAAGCTCGATCGCTTTTTCATAGTTCCCCTTCGCCATATGTTCCGTGGCTTCGTCGTTCAGCGCCTTGTACATGTCTATCTTGTCGGTGTCCAACTCGCCGGCTTTCAGGATCTCCTCTTCTTCCACCGAAACTTTCTGTTTTAGTGCGTCGCTGAAATCGAGAAGCCCCTCAAGCAGTTCTTCAATATTCTGTTCGGTGGTCGCTCCGGGCGTGAGGAAGAGGGCGGACCTGATTCCAAAATTGCCCAAAAGCCTGAATACCTCTAGCTGTTGTTTTGGAGATACCGATTTCAGGAATATCGGCACCAGATTCGTAAACGGGAGGTTAGGCAATACTTTTTTAACCTGCCGCAAAAGCTCAATGATATTGGACCGGGTATACTGCGGGTGATAATGGAGGAGTACGAGGTTCCCTTTTGACAGCCATTGACCGAGGTTTTGAACAATAACCCTTGTCTCCTGCTTGTTCTGGGCGAAGCTGTTGAAACCAAGTTTTTCAAATATACCAAGAAGGTTTTCGGCGAGCGCCTTGTCCCCAATAGAGGTCCGGATAATCGGATATTTTTGGGCAAGATCGTTCAATAGTGGGCGGTATTCGAGGTAAAGCTTCTGTATTTGAGGGAGGTGACTGATATTGCCTTCCATTTTTGACTCACCCTCCCCTGGAGACTTAATATTTTTCATTTATGCGAAACATCCCATTGCTCAATATTCTAAAACCTGAACGACACACGTATCAATAGTTTACCATCATAAGGCTATCTTGACAGAATTATCCAGTTTTTTGCGACAGGGGGGTAACAAATTGCGAGAATTTGAATTGCTGATATAATGGGGGTGCATATTTTGTTACACCTGTGGCGAAATTCGTCTGGCGTGTTCACATAATTTCATAAGATACTATAATGAAATAGTTTTTTGAAATATGAGGGATTGACAGCAATTTTTCTGACAAACGAGTTATTTAGTAGCTTGAACCTTTGAAAATTTTGTATCTTCTTTTCATAACAGATTAACAGCTTTCTGGTTTCGGGGGATAGTGATGATGTGGGCGGATCTTCCTATTTGCGTCTTCCAGGTTCCAATTGTTGAATTGAAAGAGACGTAGCAGGTGAAAGTGATGAGTCCAGTAAAAGAGAAACAGATATACCTCTATCTCGTGATGGCTTCTGTTTCGATAGTCATTGCCGCTACATCCATAGGTATTCTTTACAACGTATCTTTTGAACAGCAAAAACATGGGTTGAAGCACCTGGTCCAAAGCCGCGCCCGATTTGTCGAGTCACACATACGGCAGGATAGTTCGTCTGCCAGGTTGGATACCAAATCCCCATTTGAACGAACGCTTGAACTGCTGCGGATGTCCCAGGAAGACTACGCGGGATTTGGGAATACCGGCGAATTTACAATGGCAAAACTTGAGAATGATAAGGTTCATTTTCTCATAAGGCACAGGCATGATAACCCTTTGCTCGACGAGGAAGAGCATGTTCCCTTCCCGATGGGTAGCAAGAACGCCGACCCGATCCAGAGGGCTTTGGCGGGGTTGTCCGGTACGATGATCGGGGAGGATTACAGGGGAGTATCGGTTTTGGCCGCGTACGAACCGGTCAAATTCGAGGGTTTTCCTGTCGGGATCGTTGCGAAAGTCGATTTGCCGGAGATACGTGCGCCGTTCATTCGGGCGGCCATCATCACCTCTCTTTGCGCGCTTGTGGCGATAGTCATAGGAACGCTCATTTTCAGGAGGGTAAGCGACCCGTTAATATCGGAACTCTATGAGAGCGAGGTACGATATCGCCAGCTGGTGGAGCTGTCACCGGACGGGATCATTATTCACTCAGGAGGGAAAGTGGTTTTTTCCAACAGCGCGGCTTCGCAATTGGCTGGCGGAAAGGGGCCTGAAGACCTTTTTGGAAAACCGGTTTTGGGATTCGTACACCCCGACTACCATGAATTCGTAAAAGAGCGGATACGGATAATGATGGAAGAGAAAAAGAAGCTCCCCCTTGCTGAAGAAAAATTCATCCGGCTTGATGGACGTGAAATCGATGTAGAGGTAACTTCAATGCCGATCGTGTATATGAAAAAGCCAGCGGTACAGCTTGTATTCCGCGACATCCGGGAGCGGAGGCAAAGGGACGAGGAGCGCTCGCGTCTGGTAAAGGCCATCGAGCAGTCCGCCGAAACTGTCGTCATAACGGATGTTGACGGCAATATACAGTACGCAAATCCCTTTTTTGAAAAAAGCACCGGCTATACAAGAGAGGAGGCAATCGGGAAAAATCCGCGTATTCTGCAAAGCGGCAAGCACCCAGAATCTTTTTATGACAATCTCTGGGAGACGGTTACTGGCGGGAAGGTATGGTCGGGGTATTTTGTAAACAAAAAGAAAGACGGAACGCTTTACGAGGAAGAGGCGACCATTTCCCCCGTTTTCGACAAGAGCGGGAAGATAGTCAATTATGTGGCGGTGAAGCGCGACGTAACGCATGAGAAATCACTTCAGAGAGCAAAAGAGTATTTCACGGCCGTCACATCCCACGAACTCAGGACCCCTGTCACAAAATTGAAATTGGTGAAAAAGCTTCTTGGCGATATTTTTGCCGACGAAAAGCCAAGGCCCGAATTTGACAAGGTAATGTCGACGATCAATGAAACCGACAGCAGTCTGAACAGGATACTGATGGAGACCGAGCTTCTAACCGATTTGAGCCTTACGCAAACTGAAAAATATCTTAGAAAGGTATTTATACATAATATCCTTTCAGTCAGCATAGAAAACGCTCTGGAGTCCGGAATGGAGGAGCACAGGGAGGTATCGATAATCGAGAACCTCGACAATATCCCGGTGGCGACAGAAATTTACGGCAACAATGATATGGTAAAGACCGTTTTTGATAACATACTTTCCAACGCGATAAAGTATACGCCGGACGGAAAGAGCATTCATGTCTCCGCCGGAATTCAGGACGGTCTTATTGCGGTGGAATTCAAGGACGAGGGGGTCGGTATTCCAAAAGAGGTCAAGGAGCGGATATTTGAGCCATATTATTCACTCAGCAATGTGCTGAACTATTCAACCGGGCAGTACAAGTTCAAGGGGGGCGGGGTTGGCCTTGGTTTGACCATATCCCGCATGATCATGGAGTTTCACAACGGGGAGCTTCTTGTAGAGAGCGAAGGGGTGGATAAGGGAACCAAGGTTACGCTGAAGTTTCCGCTTCTCAAAAAGGTGTAAAATCCGTGTTTAGCAGTAAGTTCTGAAATCTATCTCCGGGAAAATATTGTCCTGTGTCTCGAGCTGTGCGAGCCATTCATAGTCGATCAGGCCGGCTTCTATCTGAGCCGTAAGGTTGTTGAACCTGGCAAGATGTTCCCTCGTTCTTTTTACTGCATATTCGACCATGGTTCCGGTCTTCATTATGAAAGCCCAATCGGAGCTCTGCGCAAGGAGAAGCTCCCTGGCGGCCTGATTCAGTGCCCTTGTTTCACCGCTCGTAGCATGACGGTATTTTTGCGCGATGCGCACCATTTTTTCGCCAGCCCTGATGAGATGAGGATAGATCCAGTCGTTGCTCCCTTCGAGCCATACTTCCGCATATCCCTTGTGCCCCCATGACGACATGGTAGGCATACACACCTGGTTTTTGGGAAACTTTTCCAGATATTCCGACGGTGTAATCGTAGCTATCGTTTTCTGATCGTAGTAGATCTTCCTTAGAAGGAAGTTGATCCAGTCCGGGCCTTCATACCACCAGTGGCCGAAAAGTTCGGCATCGTACGGCGAAACTATTATCGGAACTTTTCCTCCAGTAACGTCATAAAGATGTTCGGCCTGCTTTTCCCTGTTGAACATGAAGTTGCTTGCATGCGAGGCTGCAGTATCCATTGCGCTGGAAGGGGCGTATGGCTCCTTATGGTTGGTATTTCCGGTTATGCGATAGTATTTGATACCGGTCATCTTACGCAAACCGTTTGGCTGAACGTAATCCTTGATGTAAGGGAAATCAAGGTCGTAGCCGATGTCCCTGTAGAATTCCCTGTATCGATAATCTCCCGGATA containing:
- a CDS encoding efflux RND transporter periplasmic adaptor subunit, with the protein product MADVLFRFRLGALIFFAISGVLLSCSAKGEVSIDEKREAIHVELFKVVPRTISKKYTVSALLEGSEEAIVASSIAGVVKEFYVREGDHVKRGEKMLLIDPEDYLLETKRARAVAKAKRNSYKREKKLKAKGAVSGAVLEAVQTEMEIADVALSQAELALKRTVVKSPIKGEVVTRDILLGSRVMPGSRLFKVVDTDKVKMNVALSEKEVIHLHTDDELAVEIDAWPGVVFVGKIISVRISPDAETASFPVEIILKSDDKLKPGMVARTSLKGEIFENLILVPAEAIMEKGGEDFIFIFSDGAAKLRKIERGKRFGDFIEVTGGLGAGEEIIPVFGPELVDGSPVEVVKKGSTEDKGKDIPLQGASIMDDPAESVEK
- a CDS encoding tetratricopeptide repeat protein; translation: MKNIKSPGEGESKMEGNISHLPQIQKLYLEYRPLLNDLAQKYPIIRTSIGDKALAENLLGIFEKLGFNSFAQNKQETRVIVQNLGQWLSKGNLVLLHYHPQYTRSNIIELLRQVKKVLPNLPFTNLVPIFLKSVSPKQQLEVFRLLGNFGIRSALFLTPGATTEQNIEELLEGLLDFSDALKQKVSVEEEEILKAGELDTDKIDMYKALNDEATEHMAKGNYEKAIELLTKAIELKPNFEALMNRGDSFFKIRKYNLALNDYREANNLQKSAPDPYAKISACCFAMIPIQAKNGNTEKAKELFNTGMKHIKQSETMIEKVIKENSAFPEKVPVSPFAPIMNALASTDIRGLGLEEEQKSLSELTAKMLEKTKDIDFLGKSLDIDAKIDNAILLARFKYYGEAEKIFRNVIEQDATMVGPVFNNFAIELRKNGQVGKAFEIFKELLQHEVPDREIVIENLKTAGLGYANAVREGYDLAKAAGIYKEILSFKPKQMEWILCELAETYLEMDDQAQASFRLMEAIYANPNLAKIKQFQKYTKLAGLIEDMTKKLTGASTEKDQGSKKAEGK
- a CDS encoding PAS domain S-box protein; amino-acid sequence: MSPVKEKQIYLYLVMASVSIVIAATSIGILYNVSFEQQKHGLKHLVQSRARFVESHIRQDSSSARLDTKSPFERTLELLRMSQEDYAGFGNTGEFTMAKLENDKVHFLIRHRHDNPLLDEEEHVPFPMGSKNADPIQRALAGLSGTMIGEDYRGVSVLAAYEPVKFEGFPVGIVAKVDLPEIRAPFIRAAIITSLCALVAIVIGTLIFRRVSDPLISELYESEVRYRQLVELSPDGIIIHSGGKVVFSNSAASQLAGGKGPEDLFGKPVLGFVHPDYHEFVKERIRIMMEEKKKLPLAEEKFIRLDGREIDVEVTSMPIVYMKKPAVQLVFRDIRERRQRDEERSRLVKAIEQSAETVVITDVDGNIQYANPFFEKSTGYTREEAIGKNPRILQSGKHPESFYDNLWETVTGGKVWSGYFVNKKKDGTLYEEEATISPVFDKSGKIVNYVAVKRDVTHEKSLQRAKEYFTAVTSHELRTPVTKLKLVKKLLGDIFADEKPRPEFDKVMSTINETDSSLNRILMETELLTDLSLTQTEKYLRKVFIHNILSVSIENALESGMEEHREVSIIENLDNIPVATEIYGNNDMVKTVFDNILSNAIKYTPDGKSIHVSAGIQDGLIAVEFKDEGVGIPKEVKERIFEPYYSLSNVLNYSTGQYKFKGGGVGLGLTISRMIMEFHNGELLVESEGVDKGTKVTLKFPLLKKV
- a CDS encoding DUF1957 domain-containing protein; translated protein: MNQPKGYLALVLHAHLPYVRHPEYEEFLEEDWLFEAITETYIPLIQVFDRLIRDGVHFRITMSLTPTLMSMLTDPLLQSRYVRYINKLVELSEKEIHRTAGQPEYNEVARMYNWKFTSSRDLFINHYGCNLVSAFKEFQDKGNLEIITCGATHGFLPLMESNRIAVRAQIRTAVANYEKNLGRRPKGIWLPECGFFPGLDEILREEGIRYFLVDTHAVLHADPRPKYGIFAPVFTPAGAAAFARDVESSKQVWSAEEGYPGDYRYREFYRDIGYDLDFPYIKDYVQPNGLRKMTGIKYYRITGNTNHKEPYAPSSAMDTAASHASNFMFNREKQAEHLYDVTGGKVPIIVSPYDAELFGHWWYEGPDWINFLLRKIYYDQKTIATITPSEYLEKFPKNQVCMPTMSSWGHKGYAEVWLEGSNDWIYPHLIRAGEKMVRIAQKYRHATSGETRALNQAARELLLAQSSDWAFIMKTGTMVEYAVKRTREHLARFNNLTAQIEAGLIDYEWLAQLETQDNIFPEIDFRTYC